In a single window of the Streptomyces sp. HUAS ZL42 genome:
- a CDS encoding SGNH/GDSL hydrolase family protein: MTKRHGYALLAALVALIVGLSAAIYAGVTVDDGRRADALAAPRTPYGSAAPVSTGVWVGAWSASPSGAEPDTETNGLAGLSVRNLVHLGVGGTSARITLSNLYGAQPLTLTHASIAVAVDDDTAAAATDSMRRLTFGGATMVVIPAGQQVTSDAVRILIPRDSDVLVTTYSPTRSGPVTYHRHARQISYVAEGDRTEDVSATAYTEKVEYWRYLTAVDVLSNESDGTLVALGDSLTDGITSTMGADSRWTDVLARRLRTAVEDGADVPRYSVVNEGISGNRVLADGRGRPADNPSGLNRFSRDVLGRTNVKVVVVDLGVNDILRSTRTADPDRILDGLRTLVRQAHARGIRVVGATLMPFGGHRGYTAGREAVRQTINGEIRAGRVFDTVVDFDEALRDPYDPRRLRSDYDSGDHLHPSDKGYREMAEAFDLERLEGAVPAEL, from the coding sequence ATGACCAAGCGTCACGGTTATGCCCTGCTGGCCGCGCTCGTCGCCCTGATCGTGGGTCTTTCCGCCGCCATATACGCCGGAGTCACCGTCGACGACGGACGCCGCGCGGACGCCCTCGCCGCGCCCCGCACCCCGTACGGCTCCGCCGCCCCGGTCTCCACCGGCGTCTGGGTCGGCGCCTGGTCGGCGTCCCCCTCGGGCGCCGAGCCGGACACCGAGACGAACGGCCTGGCGGGCCTGTCCGTGCGCAACCTCGTGCACCTGGGCGTCGGAGGCACGAGTGCCCGGATCACGCTGTCCAATCTCTACGGCGCCCAGCCCCTCACCCTCACGCACGCGTCCATAGCGGTGGCCGTCGACGACGACACCGCGGCCGCGGCCACGGACAGCATGCGGCGGCTCACCTTCGGCGGCGCCACCATGGTCGTCATCCCGGCCGGACAGCAGGTGACCAGCGACGCGGTGCGCATCCTGATCCCGCGCGACAGCGACGTGCTGGTCACCACGTACTCCCCCACCCGTTCCGGGCCGGTCACCTACCACCGCCACGCCCGGCAGATCAGCTACGTCGCCGAGGGCGACCGCACCGAGGACGTGAGCGCGACCGCGTACACCGAGAAGGTCGAGTACTGGCGGTACCTGACCGCGGTGGACGTGCTGAGCAACGAGTCCGACGGCACCCTCGTCGCCCTCGGCGACTCGCTCACCGACGGCATCACCTCCACCATGGGCGCCGACAGCCGCTGGACGGACGTCCTCGCGCGGCGGCTGCGCACCGCCGTCGAGGACGGCGCTGACGTGCCCCGCTACAGCGTCGTCAACGAGGGCATCAGCGGGAACCGCGTCCTGGCCGACGGGCGGGGACGGCCCGCCGACAATCCCAGCGGCCTCAACCGCTTCTCACGGGACGTGCTCGGCCGTACGAACGTCAAGGTCGTCGTCGTCGATCTCGGCGTCAACGACATCCTGCGCAGCACTCGGACGGCCGACCCGGACCGGATCCTCGACGGTCTGCGCACGCTGGTGCGGCAGGCCCATGCGCGGGGGATCAGGGTCGTCGGGGCGACGCTGATGCCGTTCGGGGGGCATCGGGGGTACACGGCGGGGCGGGAAGCCGTCCGGCAGACGATCAACGGGGAAATCCGGGCAGGGCGGGTGTTCGACACGGTGGTCGACTTCGACGAGGCGTTGCGGGATCCGTACGATCCGCGG
- a CDS encoding DUF445 domain-containing protein produces the protein MERTEAVAPDGATSRRAMTSFTPADEERQRGVRRMKLTATGLLLFVALVYVLAKWASGTGAGTWADYVAAAAEAGMVGALADWFAVTALFRHPLGLPIPHTAIIPNKKDQLGVSLGEFVGENFLSEDVVRQRLRAVGIGSRLGAWLAQPEHADRVTAELATALRGALTVLRDSDVQAVVGEAITRRADAQEIAPGIGKMLEKIVADGGHKRVVDLIVTRAHDWLVLHDEQVMDAIETGAPGWTPRFVDRRVGERVYKELLRFAAEIRDMPSHPARGALDRFLTDFASDLQSDTDTRARIERLKGDVLGRGEVQDMIASAWTAVRSMIVSAAEDERSELRMRVRASLLSLGARMASEPKIQGKVDSWVEGAAVHVVTTYRKEITSLITDTVASWDPEHTTRKIEANIGRDLQFIRINGTVVGSLAGLLIYTVSRGLGA, from the coding sequence ATGGAACGTACCGAAGCGGTAGCACCGGACGGGGCAACGTCCCGTCGCGCCATGACCTCCTTCACCCCGGCCGACGAGGAGCGGCAGCGCGGGGTGCGCCGTATGAAACTCACGGCGACCGGGCTGCTGCTGTTCGTGGCCCTGGTGTACGTCCTCGCCAAGTGGGCCTCGGGCACAGGTGCCGGCACCTGGGCGGACTACGTCGCCGCGGCGGCCGAGGCCGGCATGGTCGGCGCGCTCGCCGACTGGTTCGCGGTCACCGCCCTTTTCCGCCACCCCCTCGGCCTGCCCATCCCGCACACCGCGATCATCCCCAACAAGAAGGACCAGCTGGGCGTCTCCCTGGGTGAGTTCGTCGGCGAGAACTTCCTCTCCGAGGACGTCGTACGGCAGCGGCTGCGGGCCGTCGGCATCGGCAGCCGGCTGGGCGCGTGGCTGGCGCAGCCCGAGCACGCGGACCGGGTGACGGCAGAGCTGGCCACCGCGTTGCGCGGTGCGCTGACGGTGCTGCGCGACTCCGACGTCCAGGCGGTGGTCGGCGAGGCGATCACCCGCCGCGCCGACGCGCAGGAGATCGCGCCCGGCATCGGCAAGATGCTGGAGAAGATCGTCGCGGATGGCGGCCACAAACGGGTCGTGGACCTGATCGTCACGCGGGCGCACGACTGGCTGGTCCTGCATGACGAGCAGGTCATGGACGCGATCGAGACCGGCGCCCCCGGCTGGACCCCGCGGTTCGTCGACAGGAGGGTCGGCGAGCGGGTCTACAAGGAGCTGTTGCGGTTCGCCGCCGAGATCCGCGACATGCCCTCCCACCCGGCCCGCGGCGCCCTCGACCGCTTCCTCACCGACTTCGCCTCCGACCTGCAGTCCGACACGGACACGCGGGCGCGGATCGAACGGCTCAAGGGCGACGTACTCGGCCGTGGCGAGGTCCAGGACATGATCGCCTCCGCCTGGACCGCCGTACGCTCCATGATCGTGTCGGCGGCGGAGGACGAACGCAGCGAGCTGCGCATGCGGGTGCGGGCCTCGCTGCTGTCGCTGGGCGCGAGGATGGCCTCCGAGCCGAAGATCCAGGGGAAGGTCGACAGCTGGGTCGAGGGCGCGGCGGTCCACGTGGTGACGACCTACCGCAAGGAGATCACCTCCCTCATCACCGACACGGTGGCGAGCTGGGACCCCGAGCACACCACCCGCAAGATCGAGGCCAACATCGGCCGTGACCTGCAGTTCATCCGGATCAACGGCACGGTGGTGGGTTCACTGGCGGGGTTGCTGATCTACACGGTGTCGCGGGGGCTGGGGGCGTAG
- a CDS encoding alginate lyase family protein, translated as MTRQISRRSMLKAAGAAAGAVGIGTAVSPSPAAAAGTGFAHPGLLHTSADLARMAAKVKAGASPYTAGVAKLTANRHSQSGWTANPQATVYRGAGSPQNYAILYNDVHAAYQNGLRYHVTGDTAHADTAVAILNAWSAKLTSLQGSADRFLAAGLYGYQIANAAELVRDRDDFEFERFRKMLLDVFCPISESFLANHNGAVITNYWTNWDLTAMACVLATGIFCDDEAKVERAVEYFKHGAGLGSVKNAIPVVHDDGLAEWLEAGRDQGHALLGVGLMGTFCEMAWNQGIDLYGYDDSRFLKGAQYVAKWTLGGDVSYTANTRKKGAIGGWSGTETATDAAGVDPNMTRPIWAMIANHYTKRRGLDASYLTRAAAKAAPEGGGGDYGPNSGGYDQLGFGTLAFTRDKAKDPAAAPSPVASAGGSDPRTQTGGTPSAVASASASSSAKGGDLAATGPGEGIVLGAAAGIMAVGGGLVLLRRRDRVRRDGAE; from the coding sequence GTGACACGACAGATCAGCCGACGAAGCATGCTGAAGGCCGCGGGTGCGGCAGCCGGAGCCGTCGGCATCGGTACGGCCGTCTCCCCGAGCCCCGCCGCCGCGGCCGGTACCGGCTTCGCGCACCCCGGCCTGCTGCACACCAGCGCCGACCTCGCCCGCATGGCCGCCAAGGTGAAGGCCGGCGCCTCGCCCTACACCGCGGGCGTCGCCAAGCTCACCGCCAACCGGCACTCGCAGAGCGGCTGGACGGCCAACCCGCAGGCCACCGTGTACCGGGGCGCGGGCAGCCCCCAGAACTACGCGATCCTCTACAACGACGTGCACGCCGCCTACCAGAACGGCCTGCGCTACCACGTCACCGGCGACACCGCCCACGCCGACACGGCCGTCGCGATCCTCAACGCCTGGTCGGCGAAGCTGACGTCGCTGCAGGGCTCGGCCGACCGGTTCCTCGCGGCCGGTCTGTACGGGTACCAGATCGCCAACGCCGCCGAACTCGTCCGCGACCGCGACGACTTCGAGTTCGAGCGGTTCCGGAAGATGCTGCTCGACGTTTTCTGTCCGATCAGCGAGAGCTTCCTCGCCAACCACAACGGCGCGGTCATCACCAACTACTGGACCAACTGGGACCTGACCGCGATGGCCTGCGTCCTGGCCACCGGGATCTTCTGCGACGACGAGGCGAAGGTCGAGCGCGCCGTCGAGTACTTCAAGCACGGCGCAGGTCTCGGCTCGGTCAAGAACGCGATCCCCGTCGTGCACGACGACGGGCTCGCGGAGTGGCTCGAGGCCGGGCGCGATCAGGGGCATGCGCTGCTCGGCGTGGGCCTGATGGGCACGTTCTGCGAGATGGCCTGGAACCAGGGCATCGATCTGTACGGCTACGACGACAGCCGCTTCCTCAAGGGGGCGCAGTACGTGGCGAAGTGGACGCTCGGCGGGGATGTGTCGTACACCGCCAACACGCGGAAGAAGGGTGCGATCGGGGGGTGGTCCGGGACCGAGACCGCCACCGACGCCGCGGGCGTCGATCCGAACATGACCCGGCCGATCTGGGCGATGATCGCCAACCACTACACGAAGCGGCGCGGGCTGGACGCGTCGTATCTCACCCGGGCGGCCGCGAAGGCTGCGCCCGAGGGTGGGGGTGGGGACTACGGGCCCAACAGTGGGGGGTACGACCAGTTGGGGTTCGGCACGCTGGCGTTCACGCGGGACAAGGCGAAGGACCCGGCTGCGGCGCCGAGCCCGGTGGCTTCCGCCGGGGGCTCGGATCCGCGGACGCAGACGGGCGGAACTCCGTCCGCCGTCGCGTCCGCCTCGGCCTCCTCCTCCGCGAAGGGCGGCGACCTCGCCGCCACCGGTCCCGGTGAGGGCATTGTCTTGGGCGCTGCGGCGGGGATCATGGCGGTGGGCGGGGGGCTGGTTCTGCTGCGGCGCCGGGACAGGGTGCGGCGCGACGGGGCTGAGTAG
- a CDS encoding VOC family protein: MTVRRIVPDIQVDSESAMDTSRAFYGRLGFEEVMHLGWVMTLASPGNPTAQISFFTEERTAPVVPDLSVEVEDVDAVYAQVVASGAEVVRELRDEEWGVRRFFVRDPNGRVVNVLAHVTPPS, translated from the coding sequence ATGACTGTCCGAAGGATCGTCCCCGACATCCAGGTCGACTCGGAGAGTGCGATGGACACGAGCCGCGCCTTCTACGGCCGGCTCGGTTTCGAGGAGGTGATGCACCTGGGATGGGTGATGACTCTGGCCTCTCCCGGCAACCCCACCGCCCAGATCAGCTTCTTCACCGAGGAGCGCACCGCGCCCGTCGTCCCCGACCTGAGCGTGGAGGTCGAGGACGTCGACGCGGTGTACGCGCAGGTGGTGGCATCGGGCGCGGAGGTCGTACGGGAACTGCGGGACGAGGAGTGGGGCGTACGCCGCTTCTTCGTACGCGACCCGAACGGGAGGGTGGTGAACGTGCTGGCGCACGTCACGCCCCCGTCGTAG
- a CDS encoding glycosyltransferase, producing the protein MVPVYNAGRYIDLCSPSLLDQTIGRESYEIVYVDDGSTDDSAEQLDRLAARHPHVRVVHQENSGWPGKPRNVGVRVARGEYVQFVDQDDELTPEALERLHALAARNGSDIVMGKVAGTMQGPHNLFKRTVERCTAADIHLFESLTPHKMFRRAFLLDHGIEFPEGPVRLEDQLFMARAYVRARTVSILGDYPCYLWNRRDDGGNTSSRAAAPEDYYAHLRAVVEAVKEGTEPGALQDHLLRRSYRVELLRPVSEPRVLQRTGKALERYFDVVRRMALDAYPRGVREGLPAITRLRATLLEDGLLDSLVELARRTQDIKPHLTVDDIRWHEGKLRISTTIGMLRPDGEPLTLHERYGRLLLDPDLLEGIKGAEGWEAPHPLAHARGELLVHDTTRNDWWFPDADLTPRTEPLGSGRHRVLVSGVTVIDPLTLTGGDAMPPGTHQIWAHAQLLGVGRRARVTRPAPDPGLAPVTVGSPPRLVVPGWTAGDSQLRLAVAPPGSTDVSRRILLRVASAAPVRRTARTVLHHLPPTLRRRARKLAHRADPWRQAARDGAVPGRRT; encoded by the coding sequence GTGGTGCCCGTCTACAACGCGGGCCGCTACATCGACCTCTGCTCACCCTCGCTGCTCGACCAGACCATCGGCAGGGAGTCGTACGAGATCGTCTACGTCGACGACGGCTCGACCGACGACTCCGCCGAGCAACTCGACCGCCTCGCCGCCCGGCACCCGCACGTACGCGTCGTCCACCAGGAGAACTCCGGCTGGCCCGGCAAGCCCCGTAACGTCGGTGTCCGCGTCGCCCGCGGCGAATACGTCCAGTTCGTCGACCAGGACGACGAACTGACCCCCGAGGCCCTGGAACGCCTCCACGCCCTCGCGGCCCGCAACGGCTCCGACATCGTGATGGGCAAGGTCGCCGGCACCATGCAGGGACCCCACAACCTCTTCAAACGAACCGTCGAGCGCTGCACGGCCGCTGACATCCACCTCTTCGAGAGCCTCACGCCGCACAAGATGTTCCGCCGGGCCTTTCTGCTCGACCACGGCATCGAGTTCCCCGAGGGACCCGTACGCCTGGAGGACCAGCTCTTCATGGCCCGGGCCTATGTGCGCGCCAGGACGGTCTCCATCCTCGGCGACTACCCCTGCTACCTGTGGAACCGCCGCGACGACGGAGGCAACACCAGCAGCCGGGCGGCCGCTCCCGAGGACTACTACGCCCACCTCCGCGCGGTGGTGGAGGCCGTCAAGGAGGGCACGGAGCCCGGCGCCCTCCAGGACCACCTGCTGCGCCGCTCCTACCGCGTCGAACTCCTCCGCCCGGTGAGCGAGCCCCGAGTCCTCCAGCGCACCGGCAAGGCCCTCGAGCGCTACTTCGACGTGGTCCGCCGTATGGCCCTCGACGCCTACCCGCGGGGCGTACGGGAGGGCCTCCCGGCGATCACGAGACTCAGAGCGACCCTGCTGGAGGACGGCCTCCTGGACTCCCTCGTCGAACTCGCCCGCCGGACCCAGGACATCAAGCCCCACCTCACCGTCGACGACATCCGCTGGCACGAGGGCAAGCTCCGCATCTCGACGACGATCGGCATGCTCCGCCCCGACGGCGAACCCCTCACCCTCCACGAACGCTACGGCCGACTGCTCCTGGACCCCGACCTCCTCGAAGGCATCAAGGGCGCCGAAGGCTGGGAAGCCCCGCACCCCCTCGCCCACGCTCGCGGGGAACTCCTCGTCCACGACACCACCCGTAACGACTGGTGGTTCCCCGACGCCGACCTGACCCCGCGCACGGAGCCGCTCGGCTCCGGCAGGCACCGGGTCCTCGTCTCCGGCGTGACGGTCATCGACCCCCTGACCCTGACCGGCGGCGACGCCATGCCCCCCGGCACCCACCAGATCTGGGCCCACGCCCAACTCCTGGGCGTGGGCCGCCGCGCCCGCGTCACCCGCCCCGCCCCGGACCCCGGCCTCGCGCCGGTGACGGTGGGCTCGCCGCCCCGCCTGGTCGTCCCCGGCTGGACGGCCGGTGACTCCCAACTCCGCCTGGCCGTGGCCCCTCCCGGCAGTACAGACGTCTCCCGCCGCATCCTCCTGCGTGTTGCCTCGGCCGCCCCCGTCCGCCGCACCGCCAGAACCGTCCTCCACCACCTCCCACCCACCCTGCGCCGACGGGCCCGCAAGCTGGCCCACAGAGCCGACCCATGGAGACAAGCCGCCAGAGACGGGGCCGTGCCCGGGCGACGAACGTAG
- a CDS encoding class I SAM-dependent methyltransferase has protein sequence MEEQRFDVWTAGAAYERYMGRWSRRVAEEFAKWLDAAEDLRWLDVGCGTGALSAALAAGCEPRMVVGIDRSEGFVVSARASAPAPTRFIVANALSLPVRDDAFDVTVSGLTLNFLPEPAAAVREMARAVRPGGLVAAYVWDYAEGMDLLRRFWDAAVEADPSAAALHEGRRFAAWRPQALHTEWTGAGLVDVAVDALEVPTVFADFNDLWEPFLTGQGPAPGYVTTLTPPARARLRDTLRAAVPGDADGSIALAARAWAVRGRKPPRERTRTGSS, from the coding sequence ATGGAAGAGCAGCGGTTCGACGTGTGGACGGCCGGGGCCGCCTACGAGCGGTACATGGGGCGCTGGAGCCGACGTGTCGCGGAGGAGTTCGCGAAGTGGCTCGACGCCGCCGAGGATCTGCGGTGGCTGGACGTGGGATGCGGTACCGGTGCGCTGTCGGCAGCGCTGGCCGCCGGGTGCGAGCCCCGCATGGTGGTGGGGATAGACCGGTCGGAGGGTTTCGTGGTTTCGGCTCGGGCATCGGCCCCTGCCCCGACGCGCTTCATCGTGGCGAACGCGCTGTCGCTCCCCGTACGCGACGACGCGTTCGACGTGACCGTCAGCGGTCTGACGCTGAACTTCCTCCCCGAGCCCGCCGCGGCCGTACGCGAGATGGCCAGAGCCGTCCGGCCCGGCGGCCTGGTCGCGGCGTACGTGTGGGACTACGCCGAAGGCATGGACCTCCTCCGCCGCTTCTGGGACGCCGCGGTCGAGGCGGACCCGTCCGCAGCCGCACTGCACGAGGGCCGTCGCTTCGCCGCATGGCGTCCGCAGGCGCTGCACACGGAATGGACCGGCGCGGGCCTGGTGGACGTGGCGGTCGACGCCCTCGAAGTACCCACCGTCTTCGCCGACTTCAACGACCTGTGGGAGCCCTTCCTGACCGGCCAGGGCCCCGCACCGGGCTACGTCACGACCCTCACCCCGCCCGCCCGCGCCCGGCTGCGCGACACGCTGAGGGCAGCCGTCCCCGGCGACGCGGACGGCTCCATCGCCCTCGCGGCTCGCGCGTGGGCGGTTCGGGGCCGGAAGCCGCCGAGGGAGCGCACACGCACGGGATCCTCCTGA
- a CDS encoding DUF817 domain-containing protein encodes MTMHEIMYGTGKLVRQLARFAWLQARSCAFAVALFGGMAASTLLPPLPVARYDLLLAYGVLLTAVGYLLGWETRREVAVVAVCHVLGLAFELVKVHVGSWTYPEPGLAKIAGVPLYGGFMYAAVGSYVCRAWRLLNLTLTGYRPRATAALAVALYANFLTHHWLPDLRRPLAGLLLVVTTGTWVHYTIGRTRYRMPLALSFVLIGFFLWLAENAATYLGAWAYPHQLHGWEPVSVSKWVSWSLLISVTFVICGARRRAEAAQEEEPSARALAVGVPSGSGR; translated from the coding sequence ATGACCATGCACGAGATCATGTACGGCACCGGAAAACTCGTCCGGCAGTTGGCACGGTTCGCGTGGCTACAGGCGCGCTCCTGCGCCTTCGCGGTGGCACTGTTCGGCGGCATGGCGGCGTCGACCCTGCTCCCGCCGCTCCCGGTGGCGCGCTACGACCTGCTGCTGGCGTACGGCGTGCTGCTCACCGCAGTGGGTTACCTGCTGGGCTGGGAGACAAGACGCGAGGTCGCGGTCGTGGCCGTCTGCCACGTCCTGGGCCTGGCCTTCGAGCTGGTGAAAGTACACGTGGGTTCGTGGACCTACCCCGAGCCGGGCCTCGCCAAGATCGCCGGCGTACCGCTGTACGGCGGTTTCATGTACGCGGCGGTCGGCAGCTACGTCTGCCGGGCCTGGCGCCTGCTGAACCTCACGCTGACGGGCTACCGCCCCCGCGCCACCGCGGCGTTGGCGGTCGCCCTGTACGCCAACTTCCTCACCCACCACTGGCTACCGGACCTGCGCCGGCCACTGGCCGGGCTGCTGCTGGTGGTGACCACGGGGACGTGGGTGCACTACACGATCGGCCGGACGCGGTACCGGATGCCACTGGCGCTGTCCTTCGTCCTGATCGGCTTCTTCCTGTGGCTGGCGGAGAACGCGGCGACGTATCTCGGGGCGTGGGCCTACCCGCACCAACTCCACGGGTGGGAACCGGTGTCGGTGTCGAAGTGGGTGTCGTGGTCCTTGCTGATCAGCGTCACGTTCGTCATCTGCGGGGCCCGAAGGCGGGCCGAGGCCGCGCAGGAGGAGGAACCCTCCGCGCGGGCGTTGGCCGTGGGTGTTCCGTCAGGGTCGGGTCGGTAA
- a CDS encoding DUF6879 family protein, whose protein sequence is MQQNVPSFDELMEAAQRYAVHLEMRDQYAVGDEADDFNAWLDTGLRDTDPASDYWAPWVDMISRAVARGVVVRRVRIVSEPVTDYIRYEHAGTAVNVAAGEQVRWLPRQRAVDLLLPGADLWIFDAKQVLFNHFTGTGDWADPPMELREESGIVKQCSDAFEAVWERAIPHDEYEIH, encoded by the coding sequence ATGCAGCAGAACGTGCCCAGCTTTGACGAGCTGATGGAAGCTGCGCAGCGCTACGCCGTACACCTCGAAATGCGTGACCAGTACGCCGTGGGCGATGAGGCCGACGACTTCAATGCCTGGCTGGATACCGGTCTGCGGGACACCGATCCGGCCTCGGATTACTGGGCGCCCTGGGTGGACATGATCTCCCGTGCGGTCGCCCGTGGGGTCGTCGTACGGCGTGTTCGCATCGTGTCCGAACCGGTCACCGACTACATCCGGTACGAGCACGCCGGAACCGCCGTCAACGTTGCTGCTGGCGAGCAGGTGCGTTGGCTGCCCCGGCAGCGGGCAGTCGACCTGCTGCTGCCCGGCGCCGATCTGTGGATCTTCGACGCGAAGCAAGTTCTCTTCAATCACTTCACAGGGACCGGTGACTGGGCCGATCCGCCCATGGAACTGCGTGAGGAATCAGGCATCGTCAAGCAGTGCTCGGATGCGTTCGAGGCAGTCTGGGAGCGCGCCATCCCGCACGACGAGTACGAAATCCACTGA
- a CDS encoding helix-turn-helix domain-containing protein, producing MPISPSSSAQAARERVAGQLRDLRKNAGLTVTELATQCGWHHAKTSRIENARTPPSPTDIRLWCRATGAPEHVPDLIAASQHAESLYREWRQRVRTGLRKLQDSYVELYRSTNVLRVYSPVLVPGLLQTEGYARALLSTNSRFLEVPDDAAEAAAARVQRSQVIHEPGHRFVMVIEEAVLYYQLGDPDAMAAQLGYLLTAGALPAVSFGIIPMSTPERTLWPQETFDVHDDTLVSIELISAEVNITQPSEIALYIKAFEQLRSMAVYGAAARAMIVKAIEALH from the coding sequence ATGCCCATATCCCCGTCTTCCTCAGCCCAGGCCGCACGAGAGAGGGTGGCCGGACAACTACGAGATCTGAGGAAGAACGCCGGCCTGACGGTCACTGAGCTGGCCACTCAATGTGGTTGGCACCACGCCAAGACGTCCCGCATCGAGAACGCCCGGACTCCGCCGTCGCCTACGGACATCCGCTTGTGGTGTCGCGCTACGGGTGCCCCGGAACACGTCCCCGACCTGATCGCAGCTTCTCAACACGCGGAATCCCTATACCGCGAGTGGCGGCAACGCGTGCGGACGGGATTGAGGAAGCTGCAGGACAGCTACGTGGAGCTGTACAGGTCGACGAACGTGCTGCGCGTCTACTCCCCGGTCCTGGTGCCCGGACTGCTGCAGACCGAGGGATACGCACGGGCGTTGCTGAGCACCAACTCCCGCTTCCTGGAGGTTCCCGATGACGCAGCCGAGGCCGCGGCGGCGCGTGTGCAGCGCTCGCAGGTCATCCACGAGCCCGGCCATCGCTTCGTGATGGTCATCGAGGAGGCGGTGCTCTACTACCAGCTGGGTGACCCGGATGCCATGGCTGCACAGCTGGGCTACCTACTGACCGCCGGGGCGCTCCCGGCGGTTTCCTTCGGCATCATCCCGATGTCGACGCCCGAACGAACGCTGTGGCCACAGGAGACCTTCGACGTGCACGACGACACTCTCGTGTCCATCGAGCTGATCTCCGCCGAAGTGAACATCACCCAGCCCTCCGAGATTGCCTTGTACATCAAGGCCTTCGAGCAGCTGCGAAGCATGGCTGTCTATGGCGCCGCGGCACGCGCGATGATCGTGAAGGCGATAGAAGCGCTGCACTGA
- a CDS encoding DUF397 domain-containing protein, whose amino-acid sequence MTAPSTHQWFKSSYSGGSGTECVECAYARGGILVRDSKQDCGPVLMVRDRAWGTFITTLGQHASGSLR is encoded by the coding sequence ATGACGGCGCCTTCGACGCACCAGTGGTTCAAGTCCTCCTACAGCGGCGGGAGTGGGACCGAGTGTGTGGAGTGCGCCTATGCCCGTGGTGGGATTCTCGTGCGCGACTCGAAGCAAGACTGTGGGCCCGTCTTGATGGTCCGGGACCGTGCCTGGGGGACCTTCATCACCACCCTGGGACAGCACGCTTCTGGGTCATTGCGGTGA
- a CDS encoding helix-turn-helix domain-containing protein — MAVGPTTRRRQLGADLRRLREAKGLTLEEAGARVGISKATLSRYETKEGTVKWPTVDALCREYSASDEERGALVELAKGAKIQGWWRSLADPIPDSMNLMLTLEDEVVREDHYACMYVPGLLQTRAYAEAVHRASEVQCLEREVQHMVDIRMKRQELLDRDEPPHIWCVIDEAAIRRVVGGREVMHEQLQHLLALTGRPRITVQVLPFAKGAHAAAVGSFAILRGPEPDLDVAYVDLLGGGLFMEKPQELDRYRLAFQYLSAQALDLESSVEIIDRISKEL, encoded by the coding sequence ATGGCAGTTGGACCCACCACTCGAAGGCGCCAACTGGGCGCCGACCTGCGTCGACTCCGCGAGGCCAAAGGATTGACCCTCGAAGAAGCGGGCGCACGAGTCGGCATCTCAAAAGCGACACTCAGTCGCTACGAGACAAAGGAAGGCACGGTCAAGTGGCCGACCGTCGACGCGCTCTGCCGCGAGTACAGCGCCTCCGACGAGGAGCGTGGCGCCCTTGTGGAACTTGCGAAAGGCGCCAAGATCCAGGGCTGGTGGCGATCACTCGCCGACCCCATCCCCGACTCCATGAACCTCATGCTCACACTCGAGGACGAGGTCGTACGCGAAGACCACTACGCCTGCATGTACGTCCCCGGCCTCCTCCAGACCCGCGCCTACGCCGAGGCCGTTCACCGGGCTTCGGAGGTGCAGTGCCTGGAGCGGGAAGTACAGCACATGGTCGATATCCGCATGAAAAGGCAAGAACTCCTCGACCGCGACGAGCCGCCGCATATCTGGTGCGTCATCGACGAGGCGGCCATCCGACGCGTCGTCGGCGGGCGCGAGGTCATGCACGAGCAGCTGCAACACCTACTCGCACTGACCGGACGCCCGCGGATCACGGTCCAGGTGCTCCCCTTTGCCAAGGGTGCTCATGCTGCCGCGGTGGGAAGCTTCGCCATCTTGCGAGGCCCCGAACCCGACTTGGATGTGGCCTACGTGGACCTTCTCGGTGGTGGCCTCTTCATGGAGAAGCCCCAGGAACTGGATCGCTATAGGTTGGCGTTCCAGTACCTGAGCGCACAGGCACTCGACCTCGAGTCCTCGGTGGAGATCATCGACCGTATAAGCAAGGAGCTCTGA